Proteins co-encoded in one Bradyrhizobium sp. 170 genomic window:
- a CDS encoding AraC family transcriptional regulator, with amino-acid sequence MTQASTFGRRLGQFLHLKDAPPSLITRSLRGMELAVTETRDDNPVPGLSGSFTLEDAFVVSLKLHNFPDCELWENGKCMMKADVPAGATYLYDLKHDPRYVIDKPFHSLFFYLPRSALDGLTEQSRTSRVGQLACELGVGHDDAIVRHIGASLQQGLRRPDETNQLFIDHMMLALTAHVAQTYGGLRHSAELARGGLAPWQAKRACERLESDLGGKLSLHQIAAEFDLSVSHFSRAFRISTGQPPHQWLLRQRVNTAKQLMTIRDLSLSEIAISAGFANQSHFTRVFTSVVGVSPGVWRREMQGGPESET; translated from the coding sequence ATGACACAAGCGAGCACCTTCGGCCGGAGGCTCGGGCAGTTCTTGCACCTGAAGGATGCGCCACCGTCGCTGATCACGCGTTCGCTGCGCGGCATGGAGCTCGCGGTCACCGAAACCCGGGATGACAACCCGGTGCCGGGTCTTTCCGGCTCGTTCACCCTTGAGGATGCCTTTGTCGTCAGCCTGAAACTTCACAATTTCCCGGACTGCGAACTCTGGGAGAACGGCAAGTGCATGATGAAGGCGGATGTCCCGGCGGGCGCAACATATCTGTACGATCTCAAGCACGATCCGCGCTATGTGATCGACAAGCCGTTCCACTCCCTGTTTTTCTATTTGCCGCGCTCGGCGCTCGACGGCCTCACTGAGCAGTCCCGCACGTCGCGCGTCGGTCAGCTCGCCTGTGAACTCGGCGTCGGCCATGACGACGCGATCGTCCGTCATATCGGCGCGTCACTGCAGCAAGGGCTGCGTCGGCCGGACGAGACCAACCAGCTTTTCATCGATCACATGATGCTCGCGCTCACCGCGCACGTCGCCCAGACCTATGGCGGACTGCGACACAGCGCCGAACTGGCGCGCGGCGGACTTGCGCCGTGGCAGGCAAAGCGCGCCTGCGAAAGGCTCGAGTCCGACCTCGGCGGAAAGCTTTCATTGCACCAAATCGCGGCAGAGTTTGATCTCTCGGTCAGCCATTTTTCGCGCGCATTTCGCATCTCCACCGGCCAGCCGCCGCACCAATGGCTGCTTCGTCAGCGCGTGAATACAGCCAAGCAATTGATGACGATTCGCGACCTTTCGCTTTCAGAAATTGCAATATCGGCCGGGTTCGCTAATCAAAGCCACTTCACGCGGGTGTTTACTTCCGTGGTCGGCGTCAGCCCCGGAGTGTGGCGTCGCGAAATGCAGGGCGGGCCGGAAAGCGAAACGTGA